DNA sequence from the Cytophagia bacterium CHB2 genome:
GACGGACTTGGGACGGTCGAGCAGCGCGGCTTTGAGGGCGTGGCGCGTGGCATCGAAGCCGCCAGCGAGATAGGCGAGCACATACAGCGCGAGCGCCGCGGTTTTCGGCAACGCAAAAAACGTTTCTCCGAAATAGGCCGTTGCCAGAAATACACCGGACAGCAGCGACAGCACCAGTTCCCAATTGCGCTGCAGCCAATTCTCCGGCTTCTCTGGTTTTTGAATTTGATAGTTCAGTGCTTGTACGCGCTGAACTATTTTTTCGCGGGTGATTTTGGCGCTATCATATTCGACCCGCATTTTTTCTGCCGCGTAGTTCACTGCGACGGTCAAAATGCCGTCGACGCGACCCAGAATGTGCTCGATGCTGGCGGCGCAATCGCCGCAATCCATGTCGGTGATGCGGAACGTTTCGTGTTTGTAGCGCTCAGTCACTTCAGCGCCGGCTCTCTCGGCCAAACGCCGCACCTGATTGAGCGACACCAGATTGGGATCGTAATGCAGACAAAAACAAGCTTCGCCGTTCTTGCGTTCCACGTGCGCTTGCACAATGCCGCGCTGCGACCACACGCGCTCCAGCAAGCGCTCGACGCATTGATCTTTTTCATCTTCCACTTGCGGGAGCAAAAGAGGAATTTCCAATTGCAGTTCTTTTTCCATGCAGATTTCTCCAACGAACAGGAATCAGCTCCTGTCTTGTTCATCACAACGCCTCTTTCCCGCGATCACCGGTGCGAATCTTCACAACCTCTTCAACGTTGATGACGAAGATCTTTCCGTCGCCGGGATTGCCGGTATGAGCATTCTTCTGAATGGTCTCCACAACGCTTTCGACGAGCTCGTCCGGCACGACGATTTCGAGCTTGGCTTTGGGAATGTATTCCACCAAGTCGTCAATAATTTTATCTTGATCTTGACCAATGGGACTGCGCCCGAAACCGCGCACGTCGCGATCAACGGTGAGACCGGGCAGGCTTTCGATTTGCCGGAGCGCTTCGACGACTTTCGACAGCAAAAATGGGCGAATGATGGCTTTGACTTCTTTCATGGCTATCTCCGTTTAATGATTATGACTGGCCGGTTGACTGACCGGTCGCTGAAAAAATCAATTTCATCCTGCAATCGATGGAATCAAGCGACCGGCCAGTTTTTAATTTGTCATTTACATCTCTGCTTCGACTCTGGGTTTTTCAAACCACGCGTACAACGTCGGCAGCACCACCAGCGTCAGCAGTGTCGAGGTGATCAATCCGCCGATCACGACCGTTGCCAGCGGGCGTTGAATTTCGGAGCCGGGGCCGGTGGCGAAGAGCAACGGAATCAAACCGAGCATCGCCACCACCGCGGTCATCAGCACCGGGCGCAAGCGCAGCTCGCAGCCCTGCAGCACCGCCTCTTCGATGGGCCGGCCTTCTTCTCGCAGTTTGTTGAAATACGACACCAGCACGAGGCCGTTGAGCACGGCGACGCCGAACAGCGCGATGAATCCCACCGAGGCCGGCACGCTGAGATATTGGCCGGAAATAAATAAGCCCACGATGCCGCCGATGAGCGCGAACGGCAAATTCATGATGATGAGTCCGGCTTGCTTTATCGAATGGAAACTGGAGAACAGCAAAAAGAAAATCAGCGCGATGGTGAGCGGCACGATGATGGCGAGGCGCTGCATGGCGCGCTGCTGATTTTCGAACGCGCCGCCCCACGTGATGAAATAGCCGGACGGCAGCGTCACGCGCTCGCGAATTTTCTGCTGGGCCTCGG
Encoded proteins:
- a CDS encoding cation-translocating P-type ATPase, which translates into the protein MEKELQLEIPLLLPQVEDEKDQCVERLLERVWSQRGIVQAHVERKNGEACFCLHYDPNLVSLNQVRRLAERAGAEVTERYKHETFRITDMDCGDCAASIEHILGRVDGILTVAVNYAAEKMRVEYDSAKITREKIVQRVQALNYQIQKPEKPENWLQRNWELVLSLLSGVFLATAYFGETFFALPKTAALALYVLAYLAGGFDATRHALKAALLDRPKSV
- a CDS encoding P-II family nitrogen regulator, translating into MKEVKAIIRPFLLSKVVEALRQIESLPGLTVDRDVRGFGRSPIGQDQDKIIDDLVEYIPKAKLEIVVPDELVESVVETIQKNAHTGNPGDGKIFVINVEEVVKIRTGDRGKEAL